A region from the Achromobacter seleniivolatilans genome encodes:
- a CDS encoding LysR family transcriptional regulator codes for MLERIHLSIVQQVEKQGSLTAAAGVLNLTQSALSHSMKKLEVQLGTDVWLREGRSLRLTQAGQYLLAVANRVLPQLDLAEERLGQFAQGERGALRIGMECHPCYQWLLKVVSPYLASWPDVEVDVKQKFQFGGIGALFGYEIDLLVTPDPLFKPGLKFEPVFDYEQVLVVAKGHALATAAYVKPHQLNQEVLISYPVDIERLDIYNQFLLPAGVAPKRHKAIETTDIMVQMVASGRGVAALPRWLVEEYAARMDVVPVRLGARGIAKQIFLGAREADTAIDYVRAFIELARKSATATANSIAEDANN; via the coding sequence ATGCTTGAGCGCATCCACCTCAGCATCGTCCAGCAGGTCGAGAAGCAGGGGTCCTTGACGGCCGCCGCAGGCGTGCTGAACCTGACCCAGTCGGCCCTGAGCCACAGCATGAAGAAGCTAGAGGTGCAGTTGGGTACCGACGTCTGGCTGCGCGAAGGCCGAAGCCTGCGCCTGACTCAGGCGGGCCAATACCTGCTGGCGGTGGCGAACCGCGTGCTGCCGCAACTGGACCTGGCCGAAGAGCGGCTGGGCCAGTTCGCGCAGGGTGAGCGCGGTGCGCTGCGCATCGGCATGGAATGCCATCCTTGCTACCAGTGGCTGCTCAAGGTGGTTTCTCCTTATCTGGCTTCATGGCCCGACGTGGAAGTGGACGTCAAGCAGAAGTTCCAGTTCGGCGGGATCGGCGCGCTCTTCGGTTACGAGATCGACCTGCTGGTCACGCCCGACCCGCTGTTCAAGCCGGGGCTGAAGTTCGAGCCCGTGTTCGACTACGAGCAGGTGCTGGTCGTGGCCAAGGGTCATGCCCTGGCAACGGCTGCTTACGTGAAGCCGCATCAGTTGAACCAGGAAGTGCTCATCAGCTACCCGGTGGACATCGAGCGCTTGGACATCTACAACCAGTTCCTGTTGCCCGCCGGTGTCGCGCCCAAGCGCCACAAAGCCATTGAAACGACCGACATCATGGTGCAGATGGTGGCCAGCGGACGCGGTGTGGCCGCTCTGCCGCGCTGGCTGGTCGAGGAATACGCAGCCCGGATGGACGTAGTGCCCGTGCGGCTGGGCGCGCGCGGCATCGCCAAGCAGATCTTTCTTGGGGCGCGCGAGGCTGACACCGCTATCGACTACGTGCGGGCCTTCATCGAACTGGCCCGCAAGTCAGCGACCGCCACTGCAAATTCCATTGCAGAAGACGCCAATAATTGA
- a CDS encoding methylenetetrahydrofolate reductase has translation MPLIYSSTPKSPGNITDAYSLEVSVKDIAALTAAAPRILPGSTISIPYLPGQDNDARLATARAVRELGLVPMPHLSARRIASLAELDSFVKRAVAEAGVERCLVIGGDPSTPMGPFSDSASLIETGVFERSGIQLVGVGGHPESHPVMSTAERWEVLERKCHSIGMRGMTPLIFTQFGFDADIVLTWLKALRERGIEHPVRVGVPGPAGIAVLARYASVCGISACASMWSKYGISLGKLFGTAGPDVFVDRLAAGLTEAHGQVSLHFFPFGGIAQSVKWIEQYRARAGHSRQ, from the coding sequence ATGCCCTTGATTTATTCCAGTACACCCAAGTCTCCTGGCAACATCACCGACGCCTATTCGTTGGAAGTCAGCGTGAAAGACATTGCGGCGCTGACCGCAGCGGCGCCGCGGATATTGCCGGGGTCGACCATTTCCATTCCCTACCTGCCAGGCCAGGACAACGACGCGCGATTGGCTACAGCGCGGGCCGTGCGCGAGCTGGGCTTGGTACCCATGCCGCACCTTTCTGCGCGCCGTATCGCCTCGCTTGCCGAGCTTGATTCCTTCGTCAAACGCGCGGTCGCTGAAGCCGGCGTTGAGCGCTGCTTGGTGATCGGCGGAGATCCGTCGACCCCGATGGGGCCGTTTTCCGACAGTGCCTCGCTGATCGAAACAGGCGTTTTCGAGCGCTCGGGCATCCAGCTTGTCGGGGTGGGGGGGCATCCAGAAAGCCATCCGGTCATGAGCACGGCCGAACGGTGGGAGGTGCTCGAACGCAAGTGCCACAGCATCGGCATGCGCGGCATGACGCCCTTGATCTTCACGCAGTTTGGGTTCGATGCGGATATCGTGTTGACGTGGTTGAAAGCGCTGCGTGAGCGTGGCATTGAACATCCCGTACGCGTGGGTGTGCCGGGTCCCGCAGGTATCGCGGTGCTTGCTCGCTATGCGTCCGTATGCGGCATCAGTGCATGCGCCTCAATGTGGTCCAAGTACGGCATCTCTCTTGGCAAGCTGTTTGGCACGGCGGGGCCGGATGTTTTTGTGGATCGCTTGGCCGCCGGACTGACAGAGGCACATGGACAGGTGAGCCTGCATTTCTTTCCGTTCGGCGGCATCGCGCAATCTGTGAAATGGATAGAGCAGTACCGCGCTCGCGCCGGGCACAGCCGGCAGTAA
- a CDS encoding YdeI/OmpD-associated family protein: MASLKIDPQNIHEFPDGQSFYDWLARCHDNEDEVWIKIHKVSSGLASVTPKQAIDVALCWGWIDGLRKGLDDTSYLQRYTRRRSKSIWSKINVGNVARLIQEGRMTEHGLREVEAAKADGRWERAYGSGQEMKIPDDLQAAIDAEPKARDMLTCLTAQNRFALAFRVHNMKTAAGRQKKIQTLVDLLKRGETIYPQRKKQG; this comes from the coding sequence ATGGCATCCCTAAAAATCGACCCCCAAAACATCCACGAATTCCCCGACGGCCAAAGCTTCTACGACTGGTTAGCCCGTTGTCACGACAACGAGGACGAGGTCTGGATCAAGATCCACAAGGTCAGTTCTGGTCTGGCTTCAGTGACGCCGAAACAAGCTATCGACGTGGCGCTGTGCTGGGGCTGGATCGATGGATTGCGTAAGGGGTTGGATGACACGAGTTATCTGCAACGCTATACGCGGCGGCGCAGCAAAAGCATATGGAGCAAGATCAACGTCGGCAACGTGGCCCGCTTGATCCAGGAAGGCCGGATGACTGAGCACGGACTCAGGGAAGTCGAGGCGGCCAAGGCGGATGGCCGTTGGGAACGCGCGTATGGCAGCGGTCAGGAGATGAAGATTCCTGACGACCTTCAGGCTGCCATCGATGCTGAACCCAAAGCCAGGGACATGCTGACGTGCCTGACTGCGCAGAACCGCTTTGCGCTCGCGTTTCGCGTGCACAACATGAAGACGGCGGCAGGACGCCAGAAGAAGATCCAGACCTTGGTTGACTTGCTCAAACGCGGTGAGACGATCTATCCGCAGAGAAAGAAGCAGGGTTGA
- a CDS encoding LysR family transcriptional regulator, whose product MDKLDQYRVFIQVAEMGSFIKAAHTLDLPRASVSAAVQQLESQAGARLLHRTTRRVHLTSDGAQLLERVRQLLADAEDIDQLFKTNQHKVTGKLTVDVPSRIARRLIAPALPGLLRRYPKLQLTLGSTDRSIDLVQDGVDCAVRIGSLNDSSLAVRPLGHIALINCASPAYLREHGVPEQPSDLASGHWTVGYASPTTGRELPWEHVSSGGQEETTNIPSRVIVNNAESYIACCRAGLGLIQIPRFDVKHLLDTGELVEVMPEYRARAMPVSMLYPHRRQRSRRLGVFVEWFEDLIRPHLER is encoded by the coding sequence ATGGACAAGCTCGACCAGTACCGCGTTTTCATCCAGGTGGCCGAAATGGGCAGCTTCATCAAGGCGGCGCATACGCTGGATTTACCCCGGGCCTCAGTCTCCGCGGCCGTGCAGCAGCTGGAGTCGCAGGCCGGCGCCAGACTGCTGCATCGCACGACGCGGCGTGTCCACCTGACCAGCGATGGAGCGCAACTGCTGGAACGTGTCCGGCAATTGCTGGCCGATGCAGAAGATATTGATCAACTGTTCAAGACCAACCAGCACAAGGTCACAGGCAAACTCACCGTAGACGTCCCCAGCCGCATCGCACGCCGCCTGATCGCACCGGCGCTACCTGGCTTGCTGCGGCGCTATCCCAAGCTACAGCTCACGCTTGGATCAACGGACCGATCCATCGATCTGGTGCAGGATGGCGTGGATTGCGCGGTGCGCATCGGTTCCCTGAACGACAGCAGCCTGGCAGTCCGCCCGCTAGGGCATATCGCGTTGATCAACTGCGCCAGCCCTGCCTACCTGCGTGAACATGGTGTGCCTGAGCAACCCAGTGACCTAGCGTCCGGTCACTGGACCGTAGGCTACGCATCTCCGACGACCGGCCGGGAGTTGCCCTGGGAGCACGTGTCGTCCGGTGGGCAGGAGGAAACGACCAACATTCCCAGCCGGGTGATCGTCAACAACGCCGAGAGCTATATCGCATGCTGCCGCGCCGGTCTGGGTCTGATCCAGATTCCGCGTTTCGACGTGAAGCATCTGCTGGATACCGGCGAACTGGTGGAAGTGATGCCAGAGTATCGTGCGAGAGCAATGCCGGTGTCGATGCTGTATCCGCATAGACGTCAAAGGTCGCGCCGATTGGGTGTGTTTGTGGAATGGTTCGAGGATTTGATACGGCCGCATTTGGAAAGGTGA
- a CDS encoding SDR family oxidoreductase, which yields MADHSIKGKVVLIAGGAKNLGGLIARDLAQHGARAVAIHHNSASSKADADATVAAIKAAGAQAVAIQADLTTAGAIEKLFADTIAAVGKPDIAINTVGKVIKKPMTEISEAEYDEITAVNSKTAFFFLKEAGKHVNDNGKVCTLVTSLLGAFTPFYAAYAGTKAPVEHYTRAASKEFGARGISVTAVGPGPMDTPFFYPAEGPDAVAYHKTAAALSPFSKTGLTQIEDVVPFIRHLVSDGWWITGQTILINGGYTTK from the coding sequence ATGGCAGACCATTCCATCAAAGGCAAAGTCGTCCTCATCGCCGGCGGCGCCAAGAACCTTGGCGGACTGATCGCCCGCGATCTGGCCCAGCACGGAGCCCGAGCCGTGGCGATTCACCACAACAGCGCAAGCAGCAAGGCTGATGCCGACGCAACCGTCGCCGCAATCAAAGCCGCAGGCGCTCAGGCCGTTGCCATCCAGGCGGACTTGACCACCGCTGGCGCAATCGAGAAGCTCTTTGCTGACACCATCGCCGCCGTGGGCAAACCGGACATTGCCATCAACACGGTCGGCAAAGTCATCAAGAAACCCATGACTGAGATCAGCGAAGCCGAATACGACGAGATCACGGCCGTGAACTCGAAAACGGCCTTCTTCTTTCTCAAGGAAGCGGGCAAACATGTCAACGACAACGGCAAGGTCTGCACATTGGTAACGTCGCTGCTCGGCGCCTTCACCCCTTTCTATGCTGCCTATGCAGGTACCAAGGCGCCCGTCGAACACTACACCCGCGCGGCCTCCAAAGAATTCGGCGCGCGCGGCATCTCGGTGACCGCAGTAGGCCCCGGCCCGATGGACACACCCTTCTTCTACCCGGCCGAAGGTCCGGACGCAGTGGCCTATCACAAGACCGCCGCCGCACTCTCGCCATTCAGCAAAACCGGGCTGACCCAGATCGAAGACGTGGTGCCGTTCATCCGCCATTTGGTCAGCGACGGCTGGTGGATCACCGGCCAGACGATATTGATCAACGGCGGCTACACCACAAAATGA